In one Notolabrus celidotus isolate fNotCel1 chromosome 1, fNotCel1.pri, whole genome shotgun sequence genomic region, the following are encoded:
- the stau1 gene encoding double-stranded RNA-binding protein Staufen homolog 1 isoform X4 yields MSQIQFQCPASPMPAAPAPAPLQIGQPQPVYSIPCASGTLPSESASQPMRSSALPAGSATPYNTTIVSNMANPKEKTPMCLVNELARFNKIQPEYKLLCEQGPAHSKIFSVRLTLGDQHWEAEGTSIKKAQHSAAASALAETTLPKPTVRSPRNTDGITHTMELNALCMKLGKKPMYKPIDPYPGMRPPNFNYNVRPPGPYQRSMQQYYYPFPPVGPMIYHMELSIGGQQFIGKGRTRQLAKHEAAAKALKVLHKEPILQQMPEVNGEPEEENLNKSEISQVFEIALKRNLPVNFEVLKEEGPPHMKSFVVRVTVGEFTGEGEGKSKKIAKKLAAAAVLGELKRLPHIPSVEKTLPRIKKKTKSIIKLQTSPEYGQGMNPISRLAQIQQAKKEKEPEYSLMTERGLPRRREFVMQVTVCGQSAEGMGPSKKVAKRNAAEKMLDLLGYKVPQPQPPKPALKTDEKTPVKKPGDGRKVTFFEPGSAEEVALASKEEDYRLPYLSHQQLPAGILPMVPEVAQACQGSLAKDYNRVLPIPGKATISAIIANELLYAGTSLTAETILKSKNNINQLPHGPLTRPTEQLDYLASVQCLQVDYTDFPKNNKNEFVSLINCSAQPPLISHGIGKDVESCHDMAALNILKMLSDLDQQSNERTGNAAVSR; encoded by the exons ATGTCCCAGATCCAGTTTCAGTGTCCGGCTAGCCCCATGCCTGCtgccccagccccagccccacTGCAGATAGGGCAGCCTCAACCTGTCTACAGCATCCCTTGTGCCTCAGGCACCCTACCTTCAGAGAGTGCCAGCCAGCCTATGAGGAGTTCGGCTCTCCCTGCAGGCTCGGCCACTCCCTACAATACCACAATAG TATCTAACATGGCAAACCCTAAAGAGAAGACCCCCATGTGTTTGGTGAATGAGTTAGCCCGTTTCAACAAGATCCAACCCGAGTATAAGCTGCTGTGTGAGCAAGGACCAGCTCACTCCAAG ATTTTCTCAGTCAGGCTCACACTGGGAGATCAGCACTGGGAGGCGGAGGGGACCAGCATCAAGAAAGCCCAGCATTCCGCTGCTGCATCAGCCCTCGCTGAGACGACACTACCCAAACCCACCGTGAGATCGCCTCGCAACACAG ATGGCATTACACACACCATGGAGTTAAATGCACTATGTATGAAGCTTGGTAAAAAGCCTATGTATAAACCCATCGACCCGTACCCGGGGATGAGACCACCAAACTTCAACTATAACGTCCGGCCTCCAGGACCCTACCAGCGCTCTATGCAACA ATACTACTACCCTTTTCCTCCAGTGGGACCAATGATATACCACATGGAGCTTTCCATCGGAGGCCAGCAGTTTATTGGAAAGGGACGCACACGGCAGTTAGCCAAGCACGAGGCTGCTGCCAAGGCCCTGAAGGTGCTGCACAAGGAGCCAATATTACAACAGATGCCAGAG gtGAACGGAGAGCCAGAGGAGGAGAACCTCAACAAGTCAGAAATCAGTCAAGTGTTTGAAATAGCACTTAAACGCAACTTACCTGTAAACTTTGAG GTTTTAAAAGAAGAAGGCCCTCCCCACATGAAGAGTTTTGTAGTGCGTGTTACAGTCGGGGAATTCACTGGAGAGGGCGAAGGAAAGAGTAAAAAGATTGCCAAGAAGCTGGCAGCAGCTGCTGTGCTGGGAGAGTTAAAGAGGCTGCCCCACATACCCAGTGTGGAAAAGACGCTGCCACGCatcaaaaagaaaaccaaatCCATTATTAAG CTCCAGACCAGTCCAGAATACGGGCAGGGAATGAATCCCATCAGCCGCCTGGCTCAGATCCAGCAGGCCAAGAAGGAGAAGGAACCGGAGTACAGCTTGATGACTGAGAGAGGTCTGCCTCGACGTAGGGAGTTCGTCATGCAG GTGACGGTGTGTGGCCAGTCTGCGGAGGGGATGGGACCCAGTAAGAAGGTGGCCAAGAGGAACGCAGCAGAGAAAATGCTAGACCTCTTGGGATATAAAGTGCCTCAGCCTCAGCCCCCTAAACCGGCACTCAAGACAGATGAAAAG acCCCAGTAAAGAAACCTGGTGATGGACGCAAAGTGACCTTCTTTGAACCTGGCTCAGCAGAGGAGGTGGCTTTGG CTTCCAAAGAGGAAGACTACCGGCTGCCTTACCTGAGCCACcagcagctgcctgcaggaatcCTGCCCATGGTCCCTGAGGTGGCTCAAGCCTGTCAAGGATCCCTTGCTAAGGACTACAACCGAGTTCTACCCATCCCGGGCAAGGCCACAATCTCTGCTATCATTGCCAACGAGCTGCTTTACGCAGGGACATCCTTGACTGCTGAGACTATCCTGAAgagcaaaaacaacataaaccaGCTGCCACACGGACCCCTCACCAGGCCCACAGAGCAGCTCGACTATCTTGCATCAGTGCAATGCCTGCAG GTGGATTACACAGATTTCCCCAAAAACAATAAGAATGAGTTTGTATCACTGATAAACTGCTCCGCCCAGCCGCCACTCATCAGTCATGGGATTGGGAAAGATGTAGAATCCTGTCATGACATG GCTGCACTGAATATATTAAAGATGCTCTCAGACTTGGACCAGCAGTCAAATGAAAGGACAGGAAACGCAGCAGTCTCTCGGTAA
- the LOC117811536 gene encoding retinol dehydrogenase 10-A — translation MIFLMDLQMMLLDVIYFILRNSVRVVLRPRTKPIDGELVLITGSGGGLGRLFAQEFTKQGAEVVLWDINSSSNEQTAKLVREMGGKAYTYTVDVTNREDVYRNADLVRKDLGRDVTILVNNAGVVAGERMLDCPDELMERTMKVNCHALFWTVKAFLPQMKANNHGHIVTIASVLGLFSTACVEDYCASKFAAVGFHESMAHELLADEIDGVKTTLVCPYIVDTGMFEGCKIRDEVELFILPPLDPQYCVEQAMNAILIDQPLVCIPRLTYLPFLSRALLPWESNVVTYRFMGSDKCMYPFIDTKKKQMSAAAITVS, via the exons ATGATTTTTCTAATGGACCTGCAGATGATGCTCCTGGATGTGATCTACTTCATCCTGCGTAACTCAGTGCGTGTTGTCCTACGCCCTCGCACCAAACCCATAGATGGTGAGCTGGTGCTGATCACCGGGTCAGGTGGAGGCCTGGGTCGTCTCTTTGCTCAGGAATTCACCAAACAGGGGGCAGAGGTGGTGCTGTGGGACATCAACAGCAGCTCCAATGAGCAGACAGCCAAGCTGGTGCGGGAGATGGGGGGTAAAGCGTACACCTACACGGTGGACGTGACCAACAGGGAGGATGTGTATCGAAACGCAGACCTGGTAAGGAAGGACCTGGGCCGGGACGTTACCATACTGGTGAACAATGCTGGAGTGGTTGCCGGGGAGCGCATGTTAGACTGTCCTGATGAGCTGATGGAGAGGACCATGAAGGTCAACTGCCACGCCCTCTTCTGG ACAGTGAAGGCCTTCCTCCCTCAGATGAAAGCTAACAATCACGGACACATCGTGACCATCGCCAGCGTCCTTGGTCTTTTCAGCACAGCTTGTGTGGAG GATTACTGTGCCAGTAAGTTTGCTGCAGTAGGCTTTCATGAGTCGATGGCCCACGAGCTGCTGGCTGACGAGATCGATGGAGTGAAGACGACTCTTGTGTGCCCCTACATCGTCGACACGGGCATGTTTGAAGGATGCAAGATCAG GGATGAAGTGGAACTGTTCATCCTCCCCCCTCTGGACCCCCAGTACTGTGTGGAGCAGGCCATGAACGCCATCCTGATAGACCAACCATTAGTGTGCATCCCCCGCCTCACATACCTGCCCTTCCTCAGCAGAGC ATTGTTGCCATGGGAATCCAATGTGGTGACATATCGTTTCATGGGGTCTGACAAGTGCATGTACCCCTTCATTGACACCAAGAAGAAACAAATGTCTGCTGCCGCCATTACGGTGTCATAA
- the stau1 gene encoding double-stranded RNA-binding protein Staufen homolog 1 isoform X3 codes for MSQIQFQCPASPMPAAPAPAPLQIGQPQPVYSIPCASGTLPSESASQPMRSSALPAGSATPYNTTIVSNMANPKEKTPMCLVNELARFNKIQPEYKLLCEQGPAHSKIFSVRLTLGDQHWEAEGTSIKKAQHSAAASALAETTLPKPTVRSPRNTADGITHTMELNALCMKLGKKPMYKPIDPYPGMRPPNFNYNVRPPGPYQRSMQQYYYPFPPVGPMIYHMELSIGGQQFIGKGRTRQLAKHEAAAKALKVLHKEPILQQMPEVNGEPEEENLNKSEISQVFEIALKRNLPVNFEVLKEEGPPHMKSFVVRVTVGEFTGEGEGKSKKIAKKLAAAAVLGELKRLPHIPSVEKTLPRIKKKTKSIIKLQTSPEYGQGMNPISRLAQIQQAKKEKEPEYSLMTERGLPRRREFVMQVTVCGQSAEGMGPSKKVAKRNAAEKMLDLLGYKVPQPQPPKPALKTDEKTPVKKPGDGRKVTFFEPGSAEEVALASKEEDYRLPYLSHQQLPAGILPMVPEVAQACQGSLAKDYNRVLPIPGKATISAIIANELLYAGTSLTAETILKSKNNINQLPHGPLTRPTEQLDYLASVQCLQVDYTDFPKNNKNEFVSLINCSAQPPLISHGIGKDVESCHDMAALNILKMLSDLDQQSNERTGNAAVSR; via the exons ATGTCCCAGATCCAGTTTCAGTGTCCGGCTAGCCCCATGCCTGCtgccccagccccagccccacTGCAGATAGGGCAGCCTCAACCTGTCTACAGCATCCCTTGTGCCTCAGGCACCCTACCTTCAGAGAGTGCCAGCCAGCCTATGAGGAGTTCGGCTCTCCCTGCAGGCTCGGCCACTCCCTACAATACCACAATAG TATCTAACATGGCAAACCCTAAAGAGAAGACCCCCATGTGTTTGGTGAATGAGTTAGCCCGTTTCAACAAGATCCAACCCGAGTATAAGCTGCTGTGTGAGCAAGGACCAGCTCACTCCAAG ATTTTCTCAGTCAGGCTCACACTGGGAGATCAGCACTGGGAGGCGGAGGGGACCAGCATCAAGAAAGCCCAGCATTCCGCTGCTGCATCAGCCCTCGCTGAGACGACACTACCCAAACCCACCGTGAGATCGCCTCGCAACACAG CAGATGGCATTACACACACCATGGAGTTAAATGCACTATGTATGAAGCTTGGTAAAAAGCCTATGTATAAACCCATCGACCCGTACCCGGGGATGAGACCACCAAACTTCAACTATAACGTCCGGCCTCCAGGACCCTACCAGCGCTCTATGCAACA ATACTACTACCCTTTTCCTCCAGTGGGACCAATGATATACCACATGGAGCTTTCCATCGGAGGCCAGCAGTTTATTGGAAAGGGACGCACACGGCAGTTAGCCAAGCACGAGGCTGCTGCCAAGGCCCTGAAGGTGCTGCACAAGGAGCCAATATTACAACAGATGCCAGAG gtGAACGGAGAGCCAGAGGAGGAGAACCTCAACAAGTCAGAAATCAGTCAAGTGTTTGAAATAGCACTTAAACGCAACTTACCTGTAAACTTTGAG GTTTTAAAAGAAGAAGGCCCTCCCCACATGAAGAGTTTTGTAGTGCGTGTTACAGTCGGGGAATTCACTGGAGAGGGCGAAGGAAAGAGTAAAAAGATTGCCAAGAAGCTGGCAGCAGCTGCTGTGCTGGGAGAGTTAAAGAGGCTGCCCCACATACCCAGTGTGGAAAAGACGCTGCCACGCatcaaaaagaaaaccaaatCCATTATTAAG CTCCAGACCAGTCCAGAATACGGGCAGGGAATGAATCCCATCAGCCGCCTGGCTCAGATCCAGCAGGCCAAGAAGGAGAAGGAACCGGAGTACAGCTTGATGACTGAGAGAGGTCTGCCTCGACGTAGGGAGTTCGTCATGCAG GTGACGGTGTGTGGCCAGTCTGCGGAGGGGATGGGACCCAGTAAGAAGGTGGCCAAGAGGAACGCAGCAGAGAAAATGCTAGACCTCTTGGGATATAAAGTGCCTCAGCCTCAGCCCCCTAAACCGGCACTCAAGACAGATGAAAAG acCCCAGTAAAGAAACCTGGTGATGGACGCAAAGTGACCTTCTTTGAACCTGGCTCAGCAGAGGAGGTGGCTTTGG CTTCCAAAGAGGAAGACTACCGGCTGCCTTACCTGAGCCACcagcagctgcctgcaggaatcCTGCCCATGGTCCCTGAGGTGGCTCAAGCCTGTCAAGGATCCCTTGCTAAGGACTACAACCGAGTTCTACCCATCCCGGGCAAGGCCACAATCTCTGCTATCATTGCCAACGAGCTGCTTTACGCAGGGACATCCTTGACTGCTGAGACTATCCTGAAgagcaaaaacaacataaaccaGCTGCCACACGGACCCCTCACCAGGCCCACAGAGCAGCTCGACTATCTTGCATCAGTGCAATGCCTGCAG GTGGATTACACAGATTTCCCCAAAAACAATAAGAATGAGTTTGTATCACTGATAAACTGCTCCGCCCAGCCGCCACTCATCAGTCATGGGATTGGGAAAGATGTAGAATCCTGTCATGACATG GCTGCACTGAATATATTAAAGATGCTCTCAGACTTGGACCAGCAGTCAAATGAAAGGACAGGAAACGCAGCAGTCTCTCGGTAA
- the stau1 gene encoding double-stranded RNA-binding protein Staufen homolog 1 isoform X5, with product MANPKEKTPMCLVNELARFNKIQPEYKLLCEQGPAHSKIFSVRLTLGDQHWEAEGTSIKKAQHSAAASALAETTLPKPTVRSPRNTGKHPADGITHTMELNALCMKLGKKPMYKPIDPYPGMRPPNFNYNVRPPGPYQRSMQQYYYPFPPVGPMIYHMELSIGGQQFIGKGRTRQLAKHEAAAKALKVLHKEPILQQMPEVNGEPEEENLNKSEISQVFEIALKRNLPVNFEVLKEEGPPHMKSFVVRVTVGEFTGEGEGKSKKIAKKLAAAAVLGELKRLPHIPSVEKTLPRIKKKTKSIIKLQTSPEYGQGMNPISRLAQIQQAKKEKEPEYSLMTERGLPRRREFVMQVTVCGQSAEGMGPSKKVAKRNAAEKMLDLLGYKVPQPQPPKPALKTDEKTPVKKPGDGRKVTFFEPGSAEEVALASKEEDYRLPYLSHQQLPAGILPMVPEVAQACQGSLAKDYNRVLPIPGKATISAIIANELLYAGTSLTAETILKSKNNINQLPHGPLTRPTEQLDYLASVQCLQVDYTDFPKNNKNEFVSLINCSAQPPLISHGIGKDVESCHDMAALNILKMLSDLDQQSNERTGNAAVSR from the exons ATGGCAAACCCTAAAGAGAAGACCCCCATGTGTTTGGTGAATGAGTTAGCCCGTTTCAACAAGATCCAACCCGAGTATAAGCTGCTGTGTGAGCAAGGACCAGCTCACTCCAAG ATTTTCTCAGTCAGGCTCACACTGGGAGATCAGCACTGGGAGGCGGAGGGGACCAGCATCAAGAAAGCCCAGCATTCCGCTGCTGCATCAGCCCTCGCTGAGACGACACTACCCAAACCCACCGTGAGATCGCCTCGCAACACAGGCAAGCACCCAG CAGATGGCATTACACACACCATGGAGTTAAATGCACTATGTATGAAGCTTGGTAAAAAGCCTATGTATAAACCCATCGACCCGTACCCGGGGATGAGACCACCAAACTTCAACTATAACGTCCGGCCTCCAGGACCCTACCAGCGCTCTATGCAACA ATACTACTACCCTTTTCCTCCAGTGGGACCAATGATATACCACATGGAGCTTTCCATCGGAGGCCAGCAGTTTATTGGAAAGGGACGCACACGGCAGTTAGCCAAGCACGAGGCTGCTGCCAAGGCCCTGAAGGTGCTGCACAAGGAGCCAATATTACAACAGATGCCAGAG gtGAACGGAGAGCCAGAGGAGGAGAACCTCAACAAGTCAGAAATCAGTCAAGTGTTTGAAATAGCACTTAAACGCAACTTACCTGTAAACTTTGAG GTTTTAAAAGAAGAAGGCCCTCCCCACATGAAGAGTTTTGTAGTGCGTGTTACAGTCGGGGAATTCACTGGAGAGGGCGAAGGAAAGAGTAAAAAGATTGCCAAGAAGCTGGCAGCAGCTGCTGTGCTGGGAGAGTTAAAGAGGCTGCCCCACATACCCAGTGTGGAAAAGACGCTGCCACGCatcaaaaagaaaaccaaatCCATTATTAAG CTCCAGACCAGTCCAGAATACGGGCAGGGAATGAATCCCATCAGCCGCCTGGCTCAGATCCAGCAGGCCAAGAAGGAGAAGGAACCGGAGTACAGCTTGATGACTGAGAGAGGTCTGCCTCGACGTAGGGAGTTCGTCATGCAG GTGACGGTGTGTGGCCAGTCTGCGGAGGGGATGGGACCCAGTAAGAAGGTGGCCAAGAGGAACGCAGCAGAGAAAATGCTAGACCTCTTGGGATATAAAGTGCCTCAGCCTCAGCCCCCTAAACCGGCACTCAAGACAGATGAAAAG acCCCAGTAAAGAAACCTGGTGATGGACGCAAAGTGACCTTCTTTGAACCTGGCTCAGCAGAGGAGGTGGCTTTGG CTTCCAAAGAGGAAGACTACCGGCTGCCTTACCTGAGCCACcagcagctgcctgcaggaatcCTGCCCATGGTCCCTGAGGTGGCTCAAGCCTGTCAAGGATCCCTTGCTAAGGACTACAACCGAGTTCTACCCATCCCGGGCAAGGCCACAATCTCTGCTATCATTGCCAACGAGCTGCTTTACGCAGGGACATCCTTGACTGCTGAGACTATCCTGAAgagcaaaaacaacataaaccaGCTGCCACACGGACCCCTCACCAGGCCCACAGAGCAGCTCGACTATCTTGCATCAGTGCAATGCCTGCAG GTGGATTACACAGATTTCCCCAAAAACAATAAGAATGAGTTTGTATCACTGATAAACTGCTCCGCCCAGCCGCCACTCATCAGTCATGGGATTGGGAAAGATGTAGAATCCTGTCATGACATG GCTGCACTGAATATATTAAAGATGCTCTCAGACTTGGACCAGCAGTCAAATGAAAGGACAGGAAACGCAGCAGTCTCTCGGTAA
- the stau1 gene encoding double-stranded RNA-binding protein Staufen homolog 1 isoform X1, with translation MSQIQFQCPASPMPAAPAPAPLQIGQPQPVYSIPCASGTLPSESASQPMRSSALPAGSATPYNTTIVSNMANPKEKTPMCLVNELARFNKIQPEYKLLCEQGPAHSKIFSVRLTLGDQHWEAEGTSIKKAQHSAAASALAETTLPKPTVRSPRNTGKHPADGITHTMELNALCMKLGKKPMYKPIDPYPGMRPPNFNYNVRPPGPYQRSMQQYYYPFPPVGPMIYHMELSIGGQQFIGKGRTRQLAKHEAAAKALKVLHKEPILQQMPEVNGEPEEENLNKSEISQVFEIALKRNLPVNFEVLKEEGPPHMKSFVVRVTVGEFTGEGEGKSKKIAKKLAAAAVLGELKRLPHIPSVEKTLPRIKKKTKSIIKLQTSPEYGQGMNPISRLAQIQQAKKEKEPEYSLMTERGLPRRREFVMQVTVCGQSAEGMGPSKKVAKRNAAEKMLDLLGYKVPQPQPPKPALKTDEKTPVKKPGDGRKVTFFEPGSAEEVALASKEEDYRLPYLSHQQLPAGILPMVPEVAQACQGSLAKDYNRVLPIPGKATISAIIANELLYAGTSLTAETILKSKNNINQLPHGPLTRPTEQLDYLASVQCLQVDYTDFPKNNKNEFVSLINCSAQPPLISHGIGKDVESCHDMAALNILKMLSDLDQQSNERTGNAAVSR, from the exons ATGTCCCAGATCCAGTTTCAGTGTCCGGCTAGCCCCATGCCTGCtgccccagccccagccccacTGCAGATAGGGCAGCCTCAACCTGTCTACAGCATCCCTTGTGCCTCAGGCACCCTACCTTCAGAGAGTGCCAGCCAGCCTATGAGGAGTTCGGCTCTCCCTGCAGGCTCGGCCACTCCCTACAATACCACAATAG TATCTAACATGGCAAACCCTAAAGAGAAGACCCCCATGTGTTTGGTGAATGAGTTAGCCCGTTTCAACAAGATCCAACCCGAGTATAAGCTGCTGTGTGAGCAAGGACCAGCTCACTCCAAG ATTTTCTCAGTCAGGCTCACACTGGGAGATCAGCACTGGGAGGCGGAGGGGACCAGCATCAAGAAAGCCCAGCATTCCGCTGCTGCATCAGCCCTCGCTGAGACGACACTACCCAAACCCACCGTGAGATCGCCTCGCAACACAGGCAAGCACCCAG CAGATGGCATTACACACACCATGGAGTTAAATGCACTATGTATGAAGCTTGGTAAAAAGCCTATGTATAAACCCATCGACCCGTACCCGGGGATGAGACCACCAAACTTCAACTATAACGTCCGGCCTCCAGGACCCTACCAGCGCTCTATGCAACA ATACTACTACCCTTTTCCTCCAGTGGGACCAATGATATACCACATGGAGCTTTCCATCGGAGGCCAGCAGTTTATTGGAAAGGGACGCACACGGCAGTTAGCCAAGCACGAGGCTGCTGCCAAGGCCCTGAAGGTGCTGCACAAGGAGCCAATATTACAACAGATGCCAGAG gtGAACGGAGAGCCAGAGGAGGAGAACCTCAACAAGTCAGAAATCAGTCAAGTGTTTGAAATAGCACTTAAACGCAACTTACCTGTAAACTTTGAG GTTTTAAAAGAAGAAGGCCCTCCCCACATGAAGAGTTTTGTAGTGCGTGTTACAGTCGGGGAATTCACTGGAGAGGGCGAAGGAAAGAGTAAAAAGATTGCCAAGAAGCTGGCAGCAGCTGCTGTGCTGGGAGAGTTAAAGAGGCTGCCCCACATACCCAGTGTGGAAAAGACGCTGCCACGCatcaaaaagaaaaccaaatCCATTATTAAG CTCCAGACCAGTCCAGAATACGGGCAGGGAATGAATCCCATCAGCCGCCTGGCTCAGATCCAGCAGGCCAAGAAGGAGAAGGAACCGGAGTACAGCTTGATGACTGAGAGAGGTCTGCCTCGACGTAGGGAGTTCGTCATGCAG GTGACGGTGTGTGGCCAGTCTGCGGAGGGGATGGGACCCAGTAAGAAGGTGGCCAAGAGGAACGCAGCAGAGAAAATGCTAGACCTCTTGGGATATAAAGTGCCTCAGCCTCAGCCCCCTAAACCGGCACTCAAGACAGATGAAAAG acCCCAGTAAAGAAACCTGGTGATGGACGCAAAGTGACCTTCTTTGAACCTGGCTCAGCAGAGGAGGTGGCTTTGG CTTCCAAAGAGGAAGACTACCGGCTGCCTTACCTGAGCCACcagcagctgcctgcaggaatcCTGCCCATGGTCCCTGAGGTGGCTCAAGCCTGTCAAGGATCCCTTGCTAAGGACTACAACCGAGTTCTACCCATCCCGGGCAAGGCCACAATCTCTGCTATCATTGCCAACGAGCTGCTTTACGCAGGGACATCCTTGACTGCTGAGACTATCCTGAAgagcaaaaacaacataaaccaGCTGCCACACGGACCCCTCACCAGGCCCACAGAGCAGCTCGACTATCTTGCATCAGTGCAATGCCTGCAG GTGGATTACACAGATTTCCCCAAAAACAATAAGAATGAGTTTGTATCACTGATAAACTGCTCCGCCCAGCCGCCACTCATCAGTCATGGGATTGGGAAAGATGTAGAATCCTGTCATGACATG GCTGCACTGAATATATTAAAGATGCTCTCAGACTTGGACCAGCAGTCAAATGAAAGGACAGGAAACGCAGCAGTCTCTCGGTAA
- the stau1 gene encoding double-stranded RNA-binding protein Staufen homolog 1 isoform X2, translating into MSQIQFQCPASPMPAAPAPAPLQIGQPQPVYSIPCASGTLPSESASQPMRSSALPAGSATPYNTTIVSNMANPKEKTPMCLVNELARFNKIQPEYKLLCEQGPAHSKIFSVRLTLGDQHWEAEGTSIKKAQHSAAASALAETTLPKPTVRSPRNTGKHPDGITHTMELNALCMKLGKKPMYKPIDPYPGMRPPNFNYNVRPPGPYQRSMQQYYYPFPPVGPMIYHMELSIGGQQFIGKGRTRQLAKHEAAAKALKVLHKEPILQQMPEVNGEPEEENLNKSEISQVFEIALKRNLPVNFEVLKEEGPPHMKSFVVRVTVGEFTGEGEGKSKKIAKKLAAAAVLGELKRLPHIPSVEKTLPRIKKKTKSIIKLQTSPEYGQGMNPISRLAQIQQAKKEKEPEYSLMTERGLPRRREFVMQVTVCGQSAEGMGPSKKVAKRNAAEKMLDLLGYKVPQPQPPKPALKTDEKTPVKKPGDGRKVTFFEPGSAEEVALASKEEDYRLPYLSHQQLPAGILPMVPEVAQACQGSLAKDYNRVLPIPGKATISAIIANELLYAGTSLTAETILKSKNNINQLPHGPLTRPTEQLDYLASVQCLQVDYTDFPKNNKNEFVSLINCSAQPPLISHGIGKDVESCHDMAALNILKMLSDLDQQSNERTGNAAVSR; encoded by the exons ATGTCCCAGATCCAGTTTCAGTGTCCGGCTAGCCCCATGCCTGCtgccccagccccagccccacTGCAGATAGGGCAGCCTCAACCTGTCTACAGCATCCCTTGTGCCTCAGGCACCCTACCTTCAGAGAGTGCCAGCCAGCCTATGAGGAGTTCGGCTCTCCCTGCAGGCTCGGCCACTCCCTACAATACCACAATAG TATCTAACATGGCAAACCCTAAAGAGAAGACCCCCATGTGTTTGGTGAATGAGTTAGCCCGTTTCAACAAGATCCAACCCGAGTATAAGCTGCTGTGTGAGCAAGGACCAGCTCACTCCAAG ATTTTCTCAGTCAGGCTCACACTGGGAGATCAGCACTGGGAGGCGGAGGGGACCAGCATCAAGAAAGCCCAGCATTCCGCTGCTGCATCAGCCCTCGCTGAGACGACACTACCCAAACCCACCGTGAGATCGCCTCGCAACACAGGCAAGCACCCAG ATGGCATTACACACACCATGGAGTTAAATGCACTATGTATGAAGCTTGGTAAAAAGCCTATGTATAAACCCATCGACCCGTACCCGGGGATGAGACCACCAAACTTCAACTATAACGTCCGGCCTCCAGGACCCTACCAGCGCTCTATGCAACA ATACTACTACCCTTTTCCTCCAGTGGGACCAATGATATACCACATGGAGCTTTCCATCGGAGGCCAGCAGTTTATTGGAAAGGGACGCACACGGCAGTTAGCCAAGCACGAGGCTGCTGCCAAGGCCCTGAAGGTGCTGCACAAGGAGCCAATATTACAACAGATGCCAGAG gtGAACGGAGAGCCAGAGGAGGAGAACCTCAACAAGTCAGAAATCAGTCAAGTGTTTGAAATAGCACTTAAACGCAACTTACCTGTAAACTTTGAG GTTTTAAAAGAAGAAGGCCCTCCCCACATGAAGAGTTTTGTAGTGCGTGTTACAGTCGGGGAATTCACTGGAGAGGGCGAAGGAAAGAGTAAAAAGATTGCCAAGAAGCTGGCAGCAGCTGCTGTGCTGGGAGAGTTAAAGAGGCTGCCCCACATACCCAGTGTGGAAAAGACGCTGCCACGCatcaaaaagaaaaccaaatCCATTATTAAG CTCCAGACCAGTCCAGAATACGGGCAGGGAATGAATCCCATCAGCCGCCTGGCTCAGATCCAGCAGGCCAAGAAGGAGAAGGAACCGGAGTACAGCTTGATGACTGAGAGAGGTCTGCCTCGACGTAGGGAGTTCGTCATGCAG GTGACGGTGTGTGGCCAGTCTGCGGAGGGGATGGGACCCAGTAAGAAGGTGGCCAAGAGGAACGCAGCAGAGAAAATGCTAGACCTCTTGGGATATAAAGTGCCTCAGCCTCAGCCCCCTAAACCGGCACTCAAGACAGATGAAAAG acCCCAGTAAAGAAACCTGGTGATGGACGCAAAGTGACCTTCTTTGAACCTGGCTCAGCAGAGGAGGTGGCTTTGG CTTCCAAAGAGGAAGACTACCGGCTGCCTTACCTGAGCCACcagcagctgcctgcaggaatcCTGCCCATGGTCCCTGAGGTGGCTCAAGCCTGTCAAGGATCCCTTGCTAAGGACTACAACCGAGTTCTACCCATCCCGGGCAAGGCCACAATCTCTGCTATCATTGCCAACGAGCTGCTTTACGCAGGGACATCCTTGACTGCTGAGACTATCCTGAAgagcaaaaacaacataaaccaGCTGCCACACGGACCCCTCACCAGGCCCACAGAGCAGCTCGACTATCTTGCATCAGTGCAATGCCTGCAG GTGGATTACACAGATTTCCCCAAAAACAATAAGAATGAGTTTGTATCACTGATAAACTGCTCCGCCCAGCCGCCACTCATCAGTCATGGGATTGGGAAAGATGTAGAATCCTGTCATGACATG GCTGCACTGAATATATTAAAGATGCTCTCAGACTTGGACCAGCAGTCAAATGAAAGGACAGGAAACGCAGCAGTCTCTCGGTAA